The sequence GAGCTTGCCCGAGCCGACGGACCCAGTCGACATCGACGGCCCATGCTGGCTACAGGGCCTGCCTAAGGAGGCCCGCGCGGTGTTCGCGCACCTGCACACGCACGGCGCCATCACCGAAGCCGAGCTCACCCACCTCCTCGGCTCTACGCGCCTTGCGCGACGCTTCGCGATGCAGTTCGACGTCTGGCTGAAGCAGGTGCCCTTCATGGTGAGGGTCGAGTCGACGTCGGGGGGCAAGCGGTATGTCCGCGTGGGGCTTGGCGCCCCGACCCACGCCATCTGAAGCTCGGGGGGCCTTGCGCCAGCCCTTTCGCTTATTTGCTCTGTCCGCGATGAGACTGACGTGAAGTACGGGTCGACCGCGATGGCATCGCTACGTGAATGCCACCGTGGGCGCTTCGAGACCTCTTCGGGCGGATCACAATCTCCACGTCGAGATCGAGTGCGTTAAGAAACCGGAACAACCTCTCGGTCGAGAAGCCCTCGAGACGGCCGTGCATGAGCGCGGAGATCTTCGGTTGATCGACGCCGAGAAGCGCTGCGGCTCGCGTCTGACTCAGACGCCTTCGTGAGATGGCCTCACAGATGCGTATGGCGAGGTCTGCCTTTGCGAGGAGCTCGTCCGGCTCATCGAGATTCAGGTCGGCGAACACGTTCCCGCTGGACGGCGTGATCTGTGGGTCATTGGTCATGGAGAGGGCCTCCTTTGCCGAGGGTTGCATGGTGTTCTCGTGCCCGCTTCAGGCGGTCCGCGATGAGGTCGAGGTGGTTCTTCGGGGTGGATGTGCCGCGTGTCGATTTCTTCTGGAAGACGTGTAGGACGTAGACTGCCCCCTCGAACCTCACGGTGTAGACCGACCGATACGCGTTGCCGTCTCGTGCGGCTACGACCTCGAGGACGCCTGCGCCACCGAAACCGCGCAGCGGCTTGGCGAGCG comes from Pseudomonadota bacterium and encodes:
- a CDS encoding XRE family transcriptional regulator: MTNDPQITPSSGNVFADLNLDEPDELLAKADLAIRICEAISRRRLSQTRAAALLGVDQPKISALMHGRLEGFSTERLFRFLNALDLDVEIVIRPKRSRSAHGGIHVAMPSRSTRTSRQSHRGQSK
- a CDS encoding type II toxin-antitoxin system RelE/ParE family toxin, which translates into the protein LAKPLRGFGGAGVLEVVAARDGNAYRSVYTVRFEGAVYVLHVFQKKSTRGTSTPKNHLDLIADRLKRAREHHATLGKGGPLHDQ